A stretch of Prosthecobacter debontii DNA encodes these proteins:
- a CDS encoding DUF2188 domain-containing protein produces the protein MKTYHLSPTELGWKLTLEGFDDPVETYPDHTKADALSRSIDIITSTSAAASLRIHRTDGTFEEERTYPRAADPVASVG, from the coding sequence ATGAAGACCTATCATCTCAGCCCCACAGAACTCGGATGGAAACTCACGCTCGAAGGCTTTGACGACCCCGTGGAGACCTACCCCGACCACACCAAGGCCGATGCCCTGAGCCGCAGCATCGACATCATCACCTCCACCAGCGCTGCCGCATCCCTGCGCATCCACCGCACCGACGGCACCTTCGAGGAAGAACGCACCTACCCCCGCGCCGCCGACCCTGTCGCGAGTGTGGGGTGA
- a CDS encoding lipase family protein, whose product MAPSSPDLNATLTLGVKMGVEGMSTTVQGTILVRHASGGWTEQKSIPAGPQPDLVSVPIPAGVYSVEATLPSGLSLCLEGEIAPGETQSVLLAGEEAMPESLDWSSFALSGAVSILGKAKRSFKEKVMPRLEGVWQEQVMPKVTETISREGAKVYERYQLPIRERFSLMKGTASAWASSSALESLGTVPTMGHASSIELPEAVGNETSLEGLGGDFMPSIPAGTGFFMRFWQKKGDGNWEPVGANWPIELPAEQGVIQVPVPVHTLPITQGLMFLVEIGGFSSGISEFCMLPRHWSDRMEREVPVTLVIDALTENRQETSLPIRVRATVQDPDLAQLMSAMKTADHQVVDHVVAGLADEYLHEKVRNPLMAAAAALALLKMRQLELLRDWTYNLAAWFPELPDGPVIRAWHLLFGAPSKEAHDTARAWLLESERRGLPLFFESLRLLVDGLQLLKYPEESEEAVSPEPDEEVTRALRRCQSFLWAADADEDFNSYRGTHPNEPGITKRKIKESAVPRIQPQLSLMSNDTSTCLKTKGLDLKAAVFLAEASAEAYSRDPKTTKEWAAERGFTNCQPFDLGNIQGFWTEGDEVAMLSFRGTSNIGQWVRDARILPAGHEWGLVHRGFKKGVDIVHGYVDAFAAVAATKPYVWITGHSLGGALAVIAAANLKLKGINASTYTYGQPRAGYINFADNFDRKLSGRLYRFINQMDIVARLPPGLLFKHCGIPKRIVRPGVLESVEVMLNAELPVEAYEMPDLLYQPERRPVLLERLEEAEMLGRPQMIDSDLPALTEREFLQLQLQLGVASEGYEEGIEFEGSVHSQGLFGDHAIVNYINLLREIRDQA is encoded by the coding sequence ATGGCCCCTTCCTCTCCAGACCTGAATGCAACGCTGACCCTCGGTGTCAAAATGGGGGTCGAGGGGATGTCCACCACCGTCCAGGGCACCATCCTCGTGCGCCATGCCTCCGGGGGCTGGACGGAGCAAAAATCCATCCCGGCAGGACCGCAGCCGGATCTCGTTTCGGTGCCGATCCCCGCAGGGGTTTACTCAGTGGAGGCCACCTTGCCCTCGGGCCTTTCACTGTGTCTGGAGGGTGAGATCGCTCCGGGGGAGACACAGTCAGTGCTGCTGGCGGGTGAAGAGGCCATGCCTGAGTCCCTGGATTGGTCCAGCTTCGCTTTGTCGGGCGCGGTTTCGATCCTGGGTAAGGCTAAACGAAGCTTCAAAGAGAAGGTGATGCCGCGGCTCGAAGGGGTCTGGCAGGAGCAAGTGATGCCGAAGGTGACTGAAACGATCAGCCGGGAAGGCGCGAAGGTGTATGAGCGCTATCAGTTGCCCATTCGGGAGCGTTTTTCCCTGATGAAAGGCACGGCGTCAGCCTGGGCCTCCTCCAGCGCGCTCGAGTCCTTGGGAACGGTGCCGACGATGGGCCATGCCTCCAGCATTGAGCTCCCGGAGGCCGTGGGAAATGAGACTTCATTGGAAGGTCTCGGTGGGGACTTTATGCCCAGCATTCCAGCCGGGACGGGTTTCTTCATGCGGTTTTGGCAGAAGAAAGGTGATGGGAATTGGGAGCCGGTGGGGGCTAACTGGCCGATCGAGCTTCCTGCGGAGCAGGGGGTGATACAGGTGCCAGTGCCGGTGCACACCCTACCGATCACCCAGGGGCTCATGTTTCTGGTGGAGATCGGCGGTTTCTCATCCGGCATCTCGGAATTCTGCATGCTGCCTCGGCACTGGAGCGACCGCATGGAGCGTGAGGTGCCAGTCACTTTGGTGATTGATGCCCTCACCGAAAATCGACAGGAGACCAGCCTGCCCATCCGTGTGCGAGCCACTGTGCAAGATCCGGATCTCGCTCAGCTGATGAGTGCGATGAAAACGGCCGATCACCAGGTGGTGGACCATGTCGTGGCGGGCTTGGCGGATGAGTATCTGCACGAGAAAGTGCGCAATCCCCTCATGGCCGCAGCGGCAGCCTTGGCCTTGCTGAAGATGCGGCAGCTCGAGCTTCTGCGAGATTGGACTTACAATCTGGCCGCTTGGTTTCCCGAGCTGCCGGATGGCCCGGTGATCCGTGCCTGGCATCTGCTGTTTGGCGCTCCATCCAAAGAGGCCCACGATACCGCTCGGGCGTGGCTGCTGGAGTCCGAGCGGCGCGGGCTGCCCCTGTTTTTTGAAAGCCTGCGCCTCCTGGTGGATGGTCTTCAGCTCCTCAAATACCCCGAGGAATCTGAGGAGGCTGTCTCCCCTGAGCCCGATGAGGAAGTGACCCGCGCTTTGAGGCGCTGTCAGAGCTTCCTATGGGCTGCAGATGCCGATGAGGACTTCAATAGCTATCGCGGCACTCATCCGAATGAACCGGGAATAACCAAAAGAAAAATCAAGGAATCAGCAGTCCCACGAATTCAACCTCAGCTCTCCCTTATGTCTAACGATACCTCCACTTGCCTTAAAACGAAAGGACTCGATCTCAAAGCCGCTGTCTTCCTGGCCGAAGCCAGTGCGGAAGCTTACAGCCGTGATCCGAAAACGACGAAAGAATGGGCTGCCGAGCGTGGCTTCACGAACTGCCAACCCTTTGACCTGGGGAATATCCAGGGCTTTTGGACGGAGGGAGATGAGGTGGCCATGCTCAGCTTTCGTGGCACCAGCAACATCGGCCAATGGGTGCGGGATGCACGCATTCTACCCGCAGGGCATGAGTGGGGCTTGGTGCATCGCGGATTCAAAAAAGGGGTCGATATCGTCCACGGTTATGTGGATGCTTTTGCCGCAGTCGCCGCCACGAAGCCCTACGTCTGGATCACCGGGCACAGCTTGGGGGGAGCGCTGGCCGTCATCGCCGCCGCTAACTTGAAGCTGAAAGGGATCAATGCCAGCACCTACACCTATGGGCAGCCCCGTGCCGGCTACATCAATTTTGCCGACAACTTTGATCGGAAGCTCTCGGGCCGCCTCTACCGCTTTATCAATCAAATGGATATTGTGGCCCGGCTTCCCCCAGGGTTGCTGTTCAAACATTGCGGGATTCCTAAACGCATTGTTAGGCCTGGCGTGCTGGAGTCTGTCGAGGTCATGCTGAACGCCGAGTTACCGGTGGAGGCCTACGAGATGCCGGATCTCCTCTACCAGCCTGAGCGGAGGCCGGTGCTACTGGAGCGCCTTGAAGAAGCGGAGATGCTGGGGCGTCCCCAGATGATCGATTCGGATCTGCCTGCCTTGACGGAGCGTGAGTTTCTGCAATTGCAATTGCAGTTAGGTGTCGCCTCCGAAGGTTATGAGGAAGGCATTGAGTTCGAAGGCAGTGTGCATAGCCAGGGCCTCTTTGGCGACCATGCCATTGTGAACTACATCAACCTGCTGCGGGAGATCCGGGATCAGGCCTGA
- a CDS encoding SMP-30/gluconolactonase/LRE family protein — MKTLSLLSLIGLSGATPAHAATPSQTLLPTGPGPEDMELIPWGPAGGQALITATARRLPWQKQPQGALEIHEIGGAPTFTPLPGVYPHGAWKPLAVWRVQGATLPGSPGQVKDLLYVVNATVPKGMKGSQVEIFELQAATKTLTHLRTLGPSPLLTSPNSLVATRDGTVYISNFNLFGNRKLKVNTQITPEAAAPEKPERNTLVCYRPQEQTWRVVATGINGANGLCLTPDEKHLLCNAYHAKQVLDFTRDPATGRLTNGDIVFDKLAFFPDNLKLLPSGEYCAAGQTNFITTALHFLTVATYPTGGSAVSFTYTPGHAQAQRTRCWRETMRGDKRCTSTAIPHGGHLYLSHIIKPGVMRVVVSPSE; from the coding sequence ATGAAAACGCTGTCCCTACTCTCGCTCATCGGCCTCAGCGGAGCCACCCCGGCTCACGCGGCCACCCCTAGCCAGACCCTGCTGCCCACGGGCCCAGGGCCGGAGGACATGGAGCTGATCCCCTGGGGCCCTGCGGGTGGGCAGGCGCTCATCACCGCCACGGCCCGGCGGCTCCCCTGGCAAAAGCAGCCGCAGGGGGCGCTGGAGATCCACGAGATCGGCGGTGCGCCCACCTTTACCCCGCTGCCCGGTGTGTATCCTCACGGCGCGTGGAAACCGCTGGCCGTCTGGCGGGTGCAGGGTGCCACGCTACCCGGCTCCCCAGGGCAGGTGAAAGATCTACTCTATGTCGTCAATGCCACCGTGCCTAAAGGCATGAAGGGAAGCCAGGTGGAGATCTTCGAGCTGCAGGCCGCCACCAAAACCCTGACCCACCTGCGCACGCTCGGCCCCTCCCCCCTGCTCACCTCACCCAACAGCCTCGTGGCCACTCGGGACGGCACGGTTTACATCAGTAATTTTAACCTCTTCGGAAATCGCAAACTGAAGGTCAATACCCAGATCACACCGGAGGCCGCCGCGCCGGAAAAGCCGGAGAGAAACACCCTCGTCTGCTACCGCCCGCAGGAGCAGACCTGGCGGGTGGTGGCCACCGGCATCAATGGTGCCAACGGCCTGTGCCTGACCCCGGATGAAAAGCACCTGCTCTGCAATGCCTACCATGCCAAGCAGGTGCTGGACTTCACCCGCGATCCAGCGACAGGCCGCCTAACCAACGGTGACATCGTCTTCGACAAACTCGCGTTCTTTCCCGATAACCTGAAGCTCCTGCCGAGTGGAGAATACTGCGCCGCCGGCCAGACGAACTTCATCACCACCGCCCTGCATTTCCTGACCGTGGCCACCTATCCCACGGGCGGCTCCGCCGTAAGCTTCACCTACACCCCAGGCCACGCCCAGGCTCAACGCACCCGCTGCTGGCGGGAAACGATGCGGGGGGACAAACGCTGCACCAGCACCGCCATCCCTCATGGCGGTCACCTTTACCTCAGCCACATCATCAAGCCCGGCGTGATGCGGGTGGTGGTGAGCCCAAGTGAGTGA
- a CDS encoding DNA/RNA non-specific endonuclease, producing MALPTYPANTVWYLEARPMNVGWAPENPSSMGSAVAVELEHLNEQGRPLRPARVRKYLLTCAHVCRQPTHDGVLGWGPLLGELLCFPPGSKYQRTTPNGRNSGQLPGPEVMLAKVVAQCPSGASMGSVDLSLREAKYDWVLLDVQDPDFQKVPVVRRWAATLIGKRLDIIGYPGGAGIVVPKGRGEYWETGDAVESYLAEDFAQKRTPDEGMLKPEGKDETRPGMSGGGVFTSTGELAGIHCSSTDQTLSRGAVSAEFIQQWLKDQQIRPGRVPLWERVWEMDFLPSFTLPRVPRGAWFMGVAGLLSVALLIERYALPPKTYDLAMQVAAKRDVDDIKKLLPGLLVSFEPDPPRPELVVTPGTTDHTGKASIRVSVPRGASTDSLRGYLVCKNAPGPMNDHAPLILEPYGSATQGIHSYKSSDELDLAQMVPTQIKLPTVVATGLRAWSKERFGNLMGTPPEDLLKQAQATGEDLTLPSSASSFSDRLDASKLLMAKQGVGEEEFVRVAKDWVKALLTQRPVLRVQSQVPYYNRDQADKNKRSVASVGVIYGAPDASGLRPLGSAFVVGRDVILTAQSVMTIPSESGFEIAFTDQAEPPARARLKLGAVLWQDRQREVCLVEVEGTLPPPLPLASKLPKLPVGRSIYVAGYPFRDSRLPDEVSDLFRSSYGARCVIPGELIEPPLRQATEAQDSRADSHLHYDATTSGGTGGSPVIDLLTQAVFAIHSQGIWDGDHKNNHGPSLATLAQDQSFNQLILQHGGRFVTVGDAVLAETADSGPVEAAAVQLTVPYDADFLGVNIPLPTHADGPSEAPLDYVYYSLVMAPERRMARYAVCNVDRHRMLSLARTGDRWYRDSRLPLDQQMEAAFFVGNEWDRGHLCRASSLRWGEVATARSAYQSAFFLTNATPQHAYFNQGTWLRLERSIYDELHPDSARITVFSGPVFRDSDIEYRGYRIPRSYWMVALYQNESDPAHPHVEACLAHQYTLQPDGGYTPLARSMTGEFKVYATSVQAIEQETGLTFTLPTNSGQ from the coding sequence ATGGCTCTACCGACCTACCCTGCAAATACCGTCTGGTATCTGGAGGCCCGCCCCATGAATGTGGGATGGGCCCCGGAGAACCCCAGCAGCATGGGGAGTGCCGTCGCGGTGGAGCTGGAGCATCTGAATGAGCAGGGGCGGCCCCTACGGCCTGCCCGGGTGCGTAAATACCTGCTGACCTGTGCGCATGTCTGCCGTCAGCCTACCCATGATGGCGTGCTCGGCTGGGGGCCCTTGCTGGGGGAGCTGCTGTGTTTCCCCCCGGGCTCCAAATACCAGCGGACGACGCCAAATGGACGGAATAGTGGGCAGCTTCCTGGCCCTGAGGTCATGCTGGCTAAGGTTGTGGCGCAGTGCCCTTCAGGAGCGAGCATGGGCTCGGTGGATCTCTCGCTTCGAGAGGCGAAATACGATTGGGTGCTTCTGGATGTTCAAGATCCTGACTTTCAGAAAGTGCCGGTGGTTCGACGTTGGGCTGCGACACTGATTGGTAAAAGGCTCGATATCATTGGTTATCCGGGCGGGGCCGGTATCGTCGTGCCGAAGGGACGAGGGGAATATTGGGAGACGGGAGACGCGGTGGAGAGTTACCTCGCCGAGGACTTTGCCCAGAAACGGACGCCGGACGAGGGGATGCTGAAGCCTGAAGGAAAGGATGAGACCCGGCCTGGAATGAGTGGCGGTGGCGTCTTTACCTCCACGGGGGAGTTAGCGGGCATTCATTGCTCTAGCACGGACCAGACTCTCTCACGCGGAGCGGTGAGTGCGGAGTTTATTCAGCAATGGCTCAAGGATCAGCAGATACGCCCCGGTCGTGTGCCTCTCTGGGAGCGGGTGTGGGAGATGGATTTCCTGCCTAGCTTCACACTCCCGCGGGTGCCGCGGGGTGCGTGGTTCATGGGCGTGGCGGGTCTATTGAGCGTGGCCCTGCTGATCGAGCGGTATGCGCTGCCGCCGAAGACCTATGATTTGGCCATGCAGGTGGCTGCAAAGCGGGATGTGGATGATATCAAAAAGCTTCTGCCCGGGCTGCTAGTCTCCTTCGAGCCTGATCCGCCCCGACCGGAGCTGGTGGTAACACCCGGGACCACCGATCACACGGGCAAGGCCTCGATCCGTGTTTCCGTGCCGCGTGGGGCTTCGACAGATTCTCTGCGGGGTTACCTCGTTTGCAAAAATGCTCCTGGGCCGATGAACGATCATGCTCCGCTCATTCTTGAACCCTATGGCAGTGCGACGCAGGGTATCCATTCTTATAAAAGCTCGGATGAACTGGATCTTGCCCAAATGGTCCCGACCCAGATCAAACTGCCTACTGTCGTCGCTACGGGACTCCGCGCTTGGTCTAAGGAGAGGTTTGGTAACCTCATGGGCACTCCGCCCGAGGACTTGTTGAAGCAAGCGCAGGCAACGGGCGAGGACTTGACCTTGCCTTCTTCAGCTTCGAGCTTTTCGGATAGGCTGGATGCCTCAAAGCTGCTGATGGCTAAGCAAGGCGTGGGTGAAGAGGAGTTTGTTCGGGTAGCGAAGGACTGGGTTAAGGCGCTGCTTACCCAGAGACCTGTGCTCAGGGTCCAGTCGCAGGTTCCTTATTATAATCGGGATCAAGCCGATAAAAATAAGCGTAGTGTCGCTTCTGTCGGTGTTATTTACGGTGCGCCAGACGCTTCTGGCCTTCGGCCCTTAGGCAGTGCCTTCGTTGTGGGTCGAGACGTGATTCTCACGGCTCAATCGGTGATGACAATCCCCTCCGAAAGCGGTTTTGAAATTGCTTTCACGGATCAGGCGGAGCCGCCTGCTCGAGCCCGGTTAAAGCTGGGTGCGGTGTTGTGGCAGGATCGCCAGCGGGAAGTCTGCCTCGTGGAGGTGGAGGGCACCTTACCGCCACCTTTACCGCTCGCTTCCAAACTTCCCAAGCTGCCAGTGGGGCGCTCCATTTATGTCGCCGGATATCCTTTTCGTGACTCCCGGTTACCCGATGAGGTGAGTGACCTGTTCCGCAGCAGTTATGGCGCACGCTGTGTGATCCCAGGAGAGTTGATCGAGCCTCCTTTACGGCAAGCCACAGAGGCGCAGGATAGCCGGGCTGACTCCCACCTGCATTACGACGCCACGACGAGCGGCGGCACCGGTGGTAGCCCCGTGATTGACCTTCTAACGCAGGCCGTGTTCGCCATCCACTCTCAAGGCATCTGGGATGGCGATCACAAGAACAATCATGGCCCCAGCTTAGCGACCTTGGCTCAGGATCAGAGTTTCAATCAACTCATCCTCCAGCATGGCGGGCGCTTCGTCACCGTGGGGGATGCGGTGCTGGCGGAGACGGCAGACTCAGGCCCGGTGGAGGCAGCGGCGGTGCAGCTCACCGTGCCGTATGATGCCGACTTTCTGGGGGTGAATATCCCGCTGCCGACCCATGCGGATGGCCCCTCCGAGGCCCCCCTGGACTATGTGTATTACTCTCTAGTCATGGCGCCGGAGAGACGCATGGCACGCTATGCGGTCTGCAATGTGGACCGGCATCGGATGTTGTCCCTCGCCCGCACAGGAGATCGTTGGTATAGAGACTCCCGCCTGCCGCTGGATCAGCAGATGGAGGCGGCCTTTTTTGTCGGGAATGAATGGGATCGCGGGCACCTGTGCCGTGCCTCCAGTCTGCGATGGGGCGAGGTAGCGACCGCCCGCAGCGCCTATCAGAGCGCCTTCTTTCTGACCAATGCCACCCCTCAGCATGCCTACTTTAACCAAGGCACATGGCTCCGACTGGAGCGGTCCATTTACGATGAGCTGCATCCCGACTCCGCTCGCATCACCGTCTTCTCAGGCCCGGTCTTCCGCGATAGCGACATCGAATACCGCGGCTACCGCATCCCCCGTTCTTACTGGATGGTGGCTCTTTATCAAAATGAGAGCGATCCGGCACATCCGCATGTGGAGGCCTGCCTGGCGCATCAATACACGCTCCAGCCCGACGGTGGCTATACCCCCCTCGCTCGGAGCATGACCGGAGAGTTCAAGGTTTATGCCACCTCCGTGCAAGCCATCGAGCAGGAGACAGGCCTGACCTTCACCCTCCCCACAAATTCCGGTCAGTGA
- a CDS encoding trypsin-like peptidase domain-containing protein codes for MAALEYPRNTVWYIEARPAAVNDGYAPADAASMGSAVLIELQQEIDQAGGKKEVQVTRYLLTCAHVVRAPSQQPGMLGPLYAEILCFEPGKGYMRTRTDSRKSLTADGVPLAKVSEYSPCKGVSGSVPMTPQTDWVLLKVEGDKAFKYKEVARSWTKDTVEYGEVTIIGYPGGAGREDYLETGAAWDNTRIVENLPTKNWQQNRTPKPGLLMLDGIMAAPGMSGGGVFTQEENLLAGIHRANTPAVLAREAVSIQSIRDYLWSMHRLSPVPPSRDFVPIPQPELPWKHWVGLGVILILLIGAVWAWPFQTKKRDDIVLKEEVPPPVIPADVTAQFTVYSNHNSAGNILVRLKVKGEQSQWQEERRSDELGKVSFPIPGALSKAKFKVSLPEYGAAFQATDYTLREKSFPLNVPPKPGEYQPFKISEPAEQKP; via the coding sequence ATGGCTGCTTTGGAATATCCCCGCAACACCGTCTGGTATATCGAAGCTCGCCCTGCGGCGGTGAATGATGGCTATGCCCCTGCGGATGCGGCCTCCATGGGCAGCGCCGTGCTCATCGAGCTGCAGCAGGAGATCGATCAGGCGGGTGGAAAAAAAGAGGTCCAAGTCACCAGGTATCTGCTGACCTGTGCGCATGTTGTCCGTGCTCCGAGTCAGCAACCGGGGATGCTGGGGCCCTTGTATGCGGAGATCTTGTGCTTTGAACCCGGAAAGGGCTACATGCGCACTCGGACCGACAGCCGGAAAAGTCTCACGGCTGACGGGGTGCCCTTGGCCAAAGTTTCTGAATACTCTCCCTGCAAGGGCGTGTCAGGCTCCGTGCCCATGACGCCCCAGACGGACTGGGTGCTGCTCAAAGTGGAGGGGGATAAGGCCTTCAAGTATAAGGAGGTGGCACGCTCTTGGACCAAAGACACGGTTGAGTATGGTGAGGTCACCATCATCGGGTATCCGGGTGGGGCGGGTCGGGAAGATTATTTGGAAACGGGTGCAGCGTGGGACAATACCCGGATCGTGGAAAACCTACCCACGAAAAATTGGCAGCAAAACCGCACCCCGAAGCCAGGGCTGCTGATGCTGGATGGTATCATGGCCGCCCCAGGGATGAGTGGAGGTGGAGTTTTTACTCAGGAGGAAAATCTGCTCGCAGGTATTCACCGGGCAAATACACCCGCAGTCCTTGCCCGCGAAGCCGTCAGTATTCAAAGCATCCGTGACTATCTGTGGAGCATGCATCGGCTGAGTCCCGTGCCACCTTCGCGTGACTTCGTGCCGATACCTCAACCCGAGTTGCCATGGAAGCATTGGGTAGGGCTTGGAGTGATCTTGATCCTACTCATTGGGGCTGTATGGGCATGGCCGTTTCAAACAAAGAAGCGGGATGATATAGTCTTGAAAGAGGAGGTGCCTCCACCCGTGATCCCCGCAGATGTCACTGCGCAGTTCACGGTCTACTCCAACCACAACAGTGCCGGAAACATCCTGGTCCGCCTGAAGGTCAAAGGTGAACAAAGTCAATGGCAGGAGGAGCGCAGATCCGATGAACTGGGGAAGGTGAGCTTCCCCATCCCTGGAGCCCTCAGCAAGGCGAAGTTTAAGGTCAGTCTGCCTGAGTATGGAGCGGCTTTTCAAGCCACGGATTATACCCTCCGAGAGAAGAGTTTTCCACTCAATGTGCCGCCAAAGCCGGGTGAGTATCAACCCTTCAAAATTTCCGAACCCGCCGAACAAAAACCATGA
- a CDS encoding DNA/RNA non-specific endonuclease, translated as MNKKYLHHLLKDQAVMEEMAGQASTLESLNESIDSAQFYELLSQNESAVSSGSLTTAEAIILEKGRPPLLIQDGQWEEPSLTEIRNWLKPTRQALLTAIPKVGRVEILNFQSDYIGTGWMITEDLLITNRHVAKEFGKRVGQTFQFKQDSAIGGEMKVRVDFLREHDRTATAQFAVEEIIYIEEDSAARPDMALVRMNKSSGHLPKPLELDSELISKEQTVAVIGYPAYDTRNDTFVMRNVFKGIYDVKRLCPGKIIGLRGDGKVLEHDASTLGGASGSAVMNLTTGKICGLHFGGEYKVANVCVSAAWLRSRLAELEPLRISGLLAQMEKRLAGTATETEPVPEGAGQPPPPGGGGGAAAAAAGSGGGGGAGEEGRPSGGAGYDPKFLGKKAEWEVPLPVLSSKQEELIAPVKDSQDGLLHYTHFSILMNSERRLPFYTAVNIDGGQLYNFVRGNDRWFLDPRLKNINHQIGEDLYVGNKLDRGHLVRRLDPTWGATRKEAKQAEDDTFFFTNCSPQHSKLNQRTWLSLEEYVLSNANTHDLKVSVFTGPVLAETDRPYRKVLLPEDFWKVVVMVNKHTGTLTATGYLLSQRDHMGDLEFVYGAFKTYQVALSVIEEATGLSFNLSEYDPLTQAESRAERVIEGPEDMML; from the coding sequence ATGAATAAGAAATATCTACATCACTTGCTGAAAGACCAAGCCGTCATGGAGGAGATGGCCGGCCAAGCCTCCACGCTGGAGAGCCTGAATGAATCCATTGATTCAGCTCAGTTCTACGAGCTTCTCAGCCAGAATGAAAGCGCCGTCAGCTCAGGATCACTGACCACGGCGGAGGCCATCATTCTGGAGAAGGGGCGGCCGCCGCTGCTCATTCAGGATGGCCAGTGGGAGGAGCCGAGCCTGACGGAGATTCGCAATTGGCTCAAGCCGACACGCCAGGCTTTGCTCACGGCGATCCCGAAGGTGGGGCGGGTGGAGATTTTGAATTTCCAGTCCGACTACATCGGCACGGGCTGGATGATCACCGAGGACTTGCTGATTACCAATCGCCATGTGGCGAAGGAGTTTGGCAAGCGTGTGGGGCAGACCTTCCAATTCAAGCAGGACTCGGCCATCGGTGGGGAGATGAAGGTGCGGGTGGATTTCCTGCGTGAGCATGACCGCACCGCCACGGCTCAATTTGCTGTGGAGGAGATCATCTACATCGAAGAAGATAGCGCGGCCCGCCCGGACATGGCGCTGGTGCGGATGAACAAATCCAGCGGGCATCTGCCGAAGCCTTTGGAGCTGGACAGTGAGCTGATCTCCAAGGAGCAGACCGTGGCTGTCATCGGCTACCCGGCCTATGATACCCGCAACGATACCTTTGTGATGCGCAATGTCTTCAAAGGCATCTACGATGTGAAGCGCCTGTGCCCGGGTAAGATCATCGGCTTACGCGGAGATGGGAAAGTGCTGGAGCATGATGCCTCCACCCTCGGCGGTGCCTCCGGATCTGCCGTGATGAATCTCACCACCGGGAAGATCTGCGGCCTGCACTTCGGGGGCGAATACAAGGTGGCCAACGTCTGCGTCAGCGCCGCCTGGCTGCGCTCCCGCCTGGCGGAGCTGGAGCCTCTGCGCATCTCCGGCCTGCTGGCTCAGATGGAGAAGCGACTGGCAGGGACAGCCACGGAGACTGAACCTGTTCCAGAGGGAGCCGGCCAACCCCCTCCACCTGGAGGAGGCGGCGGTGCTGCAGCCGCAGCAGCGGGTAGCGGAGGAGGTGGTGGTGCTGGTGAAGAGGGCCGCCCCAGTGGTGGGGCGGGCTATGACCCCAAGTTTCTGGGAAAGAAAGCTGAATGGGAGGTGCCCCTGCCCGTTCTGAGCTCGAAGCAGGAAGAGCTGATCGCCCCGGTCAAAGACAGTCAGGATGGCCTGCTGCACTACACCCACTTTTCCATCCTCATGAACAGCGAGCGCCGTCTGCCGTTTTACACGGCGGTGAACATCGATGGTGGTCAGCTCTATAACTTCGTGCGTGGTAACGACCGCTGGTTTCTGGATCCGCGTCTGAAGAATATCAATCATCAAATCGGCGAGGATTTGTATGTGGGGAATAAGCTGGACCGCGGACACTTGGTGCGTCGTTTAGACCCCACCTGGGGAGCCACGCGGAAGGAGGCCAAGCAGGCGGAAGACGACACCTTCTTCTTCACCAACTGTAGCCCCCAGCACTCGAAGCTGAATCAGCGCACCTGGCTGAGTCTGGAGGAATATGTGCTGAGCAATGCCAATACACATGATCTGAAGGTCAGTGTCTTCACGGGTCCAGTGCTGGCTGAGACGGATCGTCCCTACCGGAAGGTGCTGTTGCCAGAGGACTTCTGGAAGGTGGTGGTCATGGTCAATAAGCACACAGGCACCCTCACAGCCACCGGTTACCTGCTGAGCCAGAGGGACCACATGGGAGATCTGGAGTTCGTTTACGGTGCCTTTAAGACCTATCAGGTGGCGCTCTCCGTCATTGAGGAAGCCACGGGCCTGAGCTTCAACCTGTCCGAGTATGATCCCCTCACTCAGGCCGAGTCCAGAGCCGAGCGTGTGATCGAAGGGCCGGAGGATATGATGCTGTAA